In a genomic window of Desulfurobacterium indicum:
- a CDS encoding acetolactate synthase: MKGKYAIKQISIFLENRKGRLADVAKTLSLADINIRALFLADSSEFGILRLVVNNPEKAKAVLLADNFAATETDVFAVEVEDKPGGFYRIVKVLAENDIDVEYTYAYAGSSSKAILFFKVKDTLFEKAVKLLEESGAKLLEAASVYN; this comes from the coding sequence ATGAAGGGCAAATATGCAATCAAACAGATATCCATATTCCTCGAGAACAGAAAAGGAAGACTTGCCGATGTGGCAAAGACACTCTCACTGGCAGACATAAACATAAGAGCTCTATTCCTGGCAGATTCTTCAGAATTCGGAATACTAAGACTCGTAGTAAACAATCCGGAAAAAGCAAAAGCCGTCCTGCTGGCAGACAATTTCGCAGCCACAGAAACAGACGTCTTTGCAGTAGAAGTAGAAGACAAACCAGGAGGATTTTACAGAATAGTAAAAGTTCTGGCCGAAAACGATATAGACGTAGAATACACTTACGCATACGCAGGCTCTTCATCAAAAGCTATTCTATTTTTTAAAGTAAAAGACACCCTTTTTGAGAAAGCCGTAAAACTGCTTGAAGAAAGCGGCGCAAAACTCCTTGAAGCCGCTTCAGTATACAATTAA